In Cellulomonas wangsupingiae, the genomic window GAGCTCCAGCAGCAGCTCGAGCCCGGCACGCCCACCGCCCGCGCGCGACTGTCCCTGGTGCGGGCGATCCGCGACGCCGGCTTGCCCGTGCACGTCATGGTCGCCCCGGTGCTGCCCTGGCTCACCGACTCCACCGACCACCTCGACCGGTTGTTCGCCGCCGTGGCGGACGCGGGGGCGCAGCACGCCACCGTGCTGCCGCTGCACCTGCGCCCGGGTGCGCGCGAGTGGTTCCTCGCGTGGCTCGCGCGCGAGCGGCCGGACCTGGTCGACGGCTACGACCGCGTGTACCGCGGTGGCTCCTACGCGCTCGCGGAGTACCGGGCGTGGCTGACGGCGCGGGTGCGGCCGTTGCTCGCCCGGCACGGGCTCGACCGCGCACCGGACGAGGCGGGCGGCACGGGGCGCTGGGAGGCGGCGCGCGACGTGCCCCACCCGGAGTCGGCGCAGCTGCAGCCCAGCCTGTTCTGACGCCGCGTCCCCGCCGTCGGGCGCGGACGCCGCGGGCAGCGCCGACGAGCGCCGCCGCGTGGGCCGAGCGGTGCGGGCGCACCTATGATCGTCGGGACGCCCGTCCGGGCGCAGATCCCCGACCTGAAGGACCTTCCGTGCTGCGCACCCACTCCGCCGGCTCGCTGCGGGCCGAGCACATCGGCACCACCGTCACCCTCACGGGCTGGGTGGACCGGCGGCGCGATCACGGCGGGGTCGCCTTCGTGGACCTGCGGGACGCCTCGGGCATCGCGCAGGTCGTCATCCGCGACGAGGCCGTCGCGCACGGCCTGCGGGCGGAGTACGTGCTGCAGGTGACCGGCGAGGTCGGTCGGCGTCCCGCGGGCAACGAGAACGCGAACCTGGCCACGGGCGAGGTCGAGGTCGTCGCGCACGAGGTCGTCGTGCTCAACGAGTCCGCGCCGCTGCCGTTCCAGGTGTCGGCGTCGGTCGACGAACCGGTCGGCGAGGAGGCGCGGCTGCGCTACCGCTACCTCGACCTGCGCCGCCCGGCGCCCGCGCGCGCGCTGCGGTTGCGCGCCGACGTCAACCGGGCCGCCCGCCGCGTGCTCGACGAGCGCGGCTTCGTCGAGGTCGAGACGCCGACGCTCACGCGCTCGACCCCCGAGGGCGCACGCGACTTCGTGGTCCCCGCCCGGCTCGCGCCGGGCAGCTGGTACGCGCTGCCGCAGTCGCCCCAGCTCTTCAAGCAGCTGCTGATGGTGGCCGGCCTCGAGCGCTACTACCAGATCGCCCGCTGCTACCGCGACGAGGACTTCCGCGCGGACCGGCAGCCGGAGTTCACGCAGCTGGACGTCGAGGCGAGCTTCGTCGAGCAGGACGACGTCATCGAGCTGGCCGAGGCGGTGCTGACCTCCCTGTGGGAGCTCATCGGCTACACGATCCCGACGCCGATCCCGCGCATGACGTACGCCGACGCGATGCGTCGGTACGGCACCGACAAGCCGGACCTGCGCTTCGGGCTCGAGCTGACCGACCTCACCGCGTACTTCGCGGACACGCCGTTCCGGGTGTTCCAGGCGCCGTACGTCGGTGCGGTCGTGCAGCCCGGCGGTGCCGCCACGCCGCGGCGCGGCTTCGACGCCTGGCAGGAGTGGGCCAAGCAGCGCGGTGCCAAGGGCCTGGCCTACGTCACCGTCGGCGACGACGGCGAGCTCGGCGGGCCGGTCGCCAAGAACATCACCGAGGCCGAGCGCGCGGGGCTCGCGGCCGCCGTGGGCGCCGAGCCCGGGGACGCCGTGTTCTTCGCCGCCGGCAAGCAGAACGAGGCCCGGGCGCTGCTCGGCGCCGCGCGCCTGGAGATCGGCCGTCGCGGCGGCCTGATCGACGAGGACGCCTGGTCGTTCGTGTGGGTCGTCGACGCCCCGCTGTTCAAGCCCACCGGCGAGGACGACGACGTCGCCGTCGGCGAGGGCGCCTGGACCGCGGTGCACCACGCCTTCACGTCCCCGACCCCGGAGTGGATCGACCGCTTCGAGGAGGACCCGGGCGCGGCCCTCGCGTACGCGTACGACATCGTCTGCAACGGCAACGAGATCGGTGGCGGATCCATCCGTATCCACCGGCGCGACGTGCAGCAGCGCGTCTTCGAGGTGATGGGGATCGGCGAGGCCGAGGCGCAGGAGAAGTTCGGCTTCCTGCTCGACGCGTTCGCGTTCGGTGCCCCGCCGCACGGGGGCATCGCGTTCGGCTGGGACCGGATCGTCACGCTGCTCACGCGGTCCGAGTCGATCCGCGAGGTCATCGCGTTCCCGAAGTCGGGCGGCGGCTACGACCCGCTGACCGGTGCACCGGCCCCGATCTCGCCGGAGCAGCGCCGGGAGACCGGCGTCGACGCGAAGCCGAAGCAGGACGCCGCCGGGAAGACCGCCGCCCAGGGATGAGCGGGGGACTCCTCGCCCGGCTGCCGGCCGCGCTGCGCGGCCGG contains:
- the aspS gene encoding aspartate--tRNA ligase, which produces MLRTHSAGSLRAEHIGTTVTLTGWVDRRRDHGGVAFVDLRDASGIAQVVIRDEAVAHGLRAEYVLQVTGEVGRRPAGNENANLATGEVEVVAHEVVVLNESAPLPFQVSASVDEPVGEEARLRYRYLDLRRPAPARALRLRADVNRAARRVLDERGFVEVETPTLTRSTPEGARDFVVPARLAPGSWYALPQSPQLFKQLLMVAGLERYYQIARCYRDEDFRADRQPEFTQLDVEASFVEQDDVIELAEAVLTSLWELIGYTIPTPIPRMTYADAMRRYGTDKPDLRFGLELTDLTAYFADTPFRVFQAPYVGAVVQPGGAATPRRGFDAWQEWAKQRGAKGLAYVTVGDDGELGGPVAKNITEAERAGLAAAVGAEPGDAVFFAAGKQNEARALLGAARLEIGRRGGLIDEDAWSFVWVVDAPLFKPTGEDDDVAVGEGAWTAVHHAFTSPTPEWIDRFEEDPGAALAYAYDIVCNGNEIGGGSIRIHRRDVQQRVFEVMGIGEAEAQEKFGFLLDAFAFGAPPHGGIAFGWDRIVTLLTRSESIREVIAFPKSGGGYDPLTGAPAPISPEQRRETGVDAKPKQDAAGKTAAQG